In Elephas maximus indicus isolate mEleMax1 chromosome 5, mEleMax1 primary haplotype, whole genome shotgun sequence, the sequence GATAGTTCTAATACAGGATTTACAAATCCAGAATACTCGGAATTGCCATTATCATCCATTTCGGCACTAACAAAATCATTCTCCCACTCCAGCCCGTTGGAATCATCAGAGGCTGAGGTAGGATTACTTCCAGTCTTCTTGCTGCTATACTTAAGTGCTGCTCGGAGAATATCTTCCTCTGTTTTGGAACGTTCTCTCATTGGAAGCATTCTATTCATTCCTATAATTTGAACAGAGAGTTTTTAGAAATCTCATTGAAGATAAAAagctatattaaaaaaacccGTCCTGAAGTTAATGCTTcggccaaagattaaaaaaaaataatactaaacctgttgctgtggagtcgattccgattcatggcgacctgataggacagagtagaactaccccacaaggtttccaaagagcggctggtgaattcaaactgctgaccttttggttaacagccgagctcttagccgctgtgccaccagggctccagccaaagactgttgttgttgtgtaccactgagttgattctgactcacagtgatcctataggacagagtaaaactgtcccatagggttttgaaggagcggctagtagattcaaactgccaaccttttggttaacagccgagctcttaagcactgtgtcaccagggcaccAGCCAAAGATTCTTGtagttgttgtatgccattgagtcaattctgactctagtaaccctataggacagaatagaaatgttccatagggttctcaaggagcagctggtggatttgaactgctgaccttttggttagcagcctgagcaaacaataacacacatagttcaatcatgtatatgagactgaatgggcacaccagccccaaagcaaagacgagaaggcaggaagggacaggaaaaaagaaaataaatggaaatggggaacctgaggtcaagaagaggagagtgttgacacattgcagggttggcaaccaatgtcacaaaacaatttgtgtattaattgtttaaagagaaactaatttgctttgtaaactttcagctaaagcacaataaaacaaacaaaacgctTACCAGTTAACATTACACCCACTCCTCCCTTATTGCCAtggctaggttccaaagaccaggttgttatatgaaaatcagcattatgtaaaaatggaggatgaccacatcagatcacaaaatggaggatgactacatcataatataactgccaaattacatcattatgcaactgccaaaccactaagaatcatggcccagccaacgtGACACAGAACCTGAAACATCACAACCAGCAtcactcttgccttgcaccttgACATTTATTACTGCCAAATGTACATCATAAATGtcaaaatagtcagatagcagATTTATTtctgttgtcataaatgcaaaatattgaataacgagatagttgataagtgaggagtaggtgtaatttTTATTTAAGTATCAAATCTGATTTCTGAGTTACTTAAAGAGTCAATCCTAAGGAGGATTTCTTAAGGGAAATTGTTAGAGCCTAACTCTGTACCACACCttatataaacataaatattaATACTCACCAAAGGACAGTTCTGATGTAATATTGATCATCTGATAAGATGAAATTTCTGAAGAGCCAGAAATAAAACGGAAATGTTGGAGGACTCAATTGCTATTGGTTTTACATGGCCAAATCAGTGTATCTGCCAAGATCTCTCCCTAACCAGAGAATAACAATAACTATATTCATGATGATAACAACGTATACTTTTCTAGAACTTAGGAGGTTCCACTTACTGTTACAAGCACTTCACATATACTAACTGATTTAATCCTCAACAACTCTATGAAGTATAGttctatcattatccccattccATAGTTGAAGAAACTGGGGCAGAAAGAGGAAggtgatttgctcaaggtcacatagctatgaAGTGATGTAGCAAGAATTTGAATCCATTCAGTCTGGGTCCAAAGTCTATGCTCTTATACTACTATGACTTTCTACTACGACAGAGTAGAGGCGTATGTATGGGAAACTGTTCTAGATCTAATTCTGCACAGAAAGAACTTGGTAAAGTGAAAGTGTCAAAAAACTTGGTAGGAAAAAATTGTCATTTTATtggcagaaggaagtgaggaaaggcaaaaataatttttttttttttgagttaagaAATGTAGAATGAACACTGGTAATAGAATTGAAATCTATTATTAGCAAAGGTATTATATGAGAGCGCCCTTAGATACATTAAATAATAATGTTTTCTGACCTTAAAAGAATCAGATCCTATAGTAAGAAAAGAATAGTCAAACctgtattattgttgtttttcacTCCAGAAAAATTCACCAAGACCCCACCCAGCAAAACAAATTATTGTCTTCTACTTCGACTAACTGAATAATTCTGTTAAGGATTTCAATAATGACCTAGAAAGTCAAGTTATCTGCAAATCTAATAGAATACAGTGTAGATGACAGAATCAGGAAtttaaaaaacctgaaaaactatATATCAAATAAACAAGatactaaaataataaatttaaagcCTGATGATTGGGATCCAAATATACAGTAACATAAGTACAGGATTGGGGAAACAGTGTTGAGAAGAACACTTAAGAAAGGTAATGCAATCTTTGATAGTCATTCAAGTTATTTGTGTATCTGTTTCTCGATACAACGAATAGCTTGACTAAAGGATATCTAAGGTCCATTCCTTCTCAAAATTCTATGAAATATTTAAtgcttattatttttcttaaagttctacattctattattggttcttcctttttagtttatttatttcttgaaaatgaaaATTTGAGTCTTATTCAGtgaaatagctttaaaaaaaataattttagttaGGATTTTGAGTACTCACCGTGTGCCGCACCCTGTATTGGGTATTTTATATAAACACTTTATTTAAATCCTcacaacattcattcattcatttgctcaaaTATGTACTGAGTACCGACTAGGTGCTGGGCATTTTCAGGGCCTGAGTGTGCAATAGTAATTAATCATCctttaaaaaccaaactagttgccatcgagtcaattctgactcagggggaCCCCATGTCTGtaagagtacaactgtgcttcatagggtttttgatgagtggtttttggaagtaaatcaccaggccttcctttcaaggtgcctctgggtagactcaaccaccaacattttggttagcagcgaacgCATTAAGTTTGCATGACTGAGGGATTCCAATCATGCTTTAAAGTAGGCTTATTATTCactttttagagatgaagaaactgaggcttagagaaattaTGTAATCAACATAAAGTACTATAGCTAGAAGGATATACaagataaaattcaaactcatgtttgtgttattttttgttctgCCAAAAAGGTTTTAAGAGTAGAATCATTAATTTACAGTGAACCAAAAGTTAATTAACTTTTGGCCTTAGATTACTCACAAAGGGACAGTAATTCTTCATAATCTATAGAGTATTATGGGCTGGATtacaaaattttcaaaatgagaaattaacatttattttctaaatcttgagaaacagtaagaATTAAGCAACTTCCTAAACAATTTATCAACAAATGATAATCATTAGTACAGTAAGAGTCTAACAATTTTTTTACACTGATTTTTCAAGGccttgtgttcttttcagttcagATTAAGTAAAATACCAATGTAGAAGAATTATATAAATTAGCACAGATTAAGTTAAGCTTTTTAGATATGTTGTGGATTATAAAATACCTTCTTCGTCTTCCCACTCTAGATCTAAGGAGGTGCTGTCATCATTTCCACTAGTTGACTTAGTTTTGGTCATTAAATCACAGCTGCTTTCAGTATTTGGTGTCAAAACTGTGGCATCGGATGAGAGTCCTAGAATATATACCAAATACAGTCGAATGTTGTCATCTGTATTCATTTACCACAACAGCCATTTATTTTGTAAAAACCGTCTCTTTCCAAATATTACAATTACTTTTAACTTCATAAGAAAACAATTATTATTGAAATTATTATGTTGATAAGTTTCTGTTAGGAACAGTACAAGggctgcttttttttgtttgttttcttcttgttatCTAAGTACAGCAAACAtgcaaatttaaattaattataaattTTCAGATATAATGAACTTTATATGTAGcatatttttaatagaaaattgtTAAGATGAGATGAAAAACAAgcgaaaaagtaaaaaaattataaaacaaatgaaaagcagTCTATATCCTTAAAACGAACCACCACACCAATGCTTCCACTACTGGGAAATATAGCAGGTTTTGCCTTTTGAAACTTGGAGATAGGAAGACTTTAATTTTATAAACCAATTTgtaataatttaaattatttagtAATAAAGATCACACTTATGTActacttcctccctccttccttttctttctttttttttggtgggagcgGTTAGTAAGGGAGATGTAGGGGCTGAGTAGGAATGGAAAAAGGAGTGCTTGACTCCTTATATGAATCTGCAGAAATTGCCTGAGATTTTTCTTTGCTCCAAatcctttttaaaaaggaaagatgataCTCTCTATATAATTAAGGACTAGTTAATTGACCTATCTGGGCAATACGAAGAGCTGGACGTTCTTCTGTGGAAAGTTCTATCTGTCTAATGTGGAATAAACTTAAAATGCACAAAGAATACTTTAAAAGACTTACTACTACTTCGAAAAACTTCATACTGTGACTTTATATTTCTCAAACAGGATTCAAAGTCATCCTCTGGCCCTGAACTGTAATAAAAGTgaaattattttatatacatattttatatattcataGCAGATGCAACATAAATCCATGCTTAAGTTAATACTGACATTTTGGCTTGAAGGTCTAGCTCATACAAATTCATAGTTACTGTACCATTAGAATAACCTAATAAAAATTGGTCTTAATTTGCTTAATGTcagcatgaaaatgaaaataataaaattttggtTAATCCTCAAGTCAAATCTCCAAAGCTCAGACATGAGTCCAACTTCACAATTTTCAATAATGAAGCACGAAGGAGCTTATTTGAATGAGTAGGTGATACTAGTGGAAATGTGATATTGAAATGTCTTTTTCGATATTATAAGAAAGCAGAAGGTCTAAGAAAAACACAAACGACTAATTGGCCTAAGGTATTCAATGTGGAAAACGTAACCAcccttaaaaaaatacaataaagtaAATTTCAATAATGATTACTTTCTAACTTTAAGAAAGCAAATGCTCTCAGTGTTCTTAGAAGACAATGATTTTGAGAAGCAATATTTTTAGGAAAATACAAGTAAGCGTAAGAATGAATATGTAAACAAATACCCAAGGACGAAATGCGCTCtctttggaaataaaattttctttgataaaGGGAAAAAGAGATATGTTTTACTATTTACCTTTGATATTCTCCATTGTTGGAAAGATGATATCGCTGTACAACCCTCTGCCTTTCTTGCTTTGGAAACAAAATACAATATAAAATCAATCCGTTGTAAAATTCTAAAGCCACTCATGCAATGTCAAAAAGTACTTTTTTCTAAtctctaaaaataaaaacttaagagTTATTCTATTGAAGTCTTTTTTCTTAATGTCATCACTGTTCATACTTTCACATTCTTTTACACATGGTTAGCCTGTCCCTCAATTTATGAGTATATAAAACATAAGTGGTCATAGGGttataaagttataaaaaaataaattttaaacagaTATACTATTTTGGTGCCTGCAAGATTCTCATATACCCAAGAACTTTTGAATAACTGAAAggatggggtaggggtggggggcagAACAGGAATAGTTAAAACAGTATTTGAAATTCTATCCTGGGTAAAATGAGCAGcaataaacagaaaagagaagacCTGGCTCAAGTGGTTCAGAAATAATAAAAGCAAAGGACTTAGAAGGACTGTGAGAGGTGTGGCTCTGACAGTTATTAGTTGTGTGACCTGGTATGTCCTTTATCTTTTGTTTATTCAGCTGTAAATTACAAGTGGCTATAGTACTGCCCTGGCAAACTCATACGGTTATTGCGAAAACCAAACGGATTGGTGTGTGACTGTGTCAGTTTATGCTGTCTAGACGGTTATGTATTCCTATATTAAATAATTAGtcacaaaatgaagaaacccagagaGCCCTGAAAATCATCCAAATGAGTGCTGCTTATAGAATGCTTTTAGTCTTTAAAAGATGGACAACTGATGAATTTATTACAGTAAAAAGACTGGCCTatactataaacaaacaaaaattatactTTTTAGTTAAAGGTGAgagttaatttttaaactttttcattatttagaacttacttaaaaaaaaaaaagatactctgCCATGTAATTCAGTGAATCTGCTGAAATACCTCTCCCCCTCAAAGAGAGAGAGGGTGAGATAGAAAGAAAAAGGATGCAGTTTACATAAAAATCATATAACAGTATGACAGACACAATTTTTCAGCTTCTCTTGTtaggttgtcgttaggtgccttggagtcagttccaactcatagcaactctatatataacagaatgaaagtccatctggtcctgtgccatcctcacaatcattatgtttgagcccactgcttcTCTAAGTTACAGTAATTATTATGTGACATAATCTTTGTACTATAGCAGTTAATACTACAGCAGTGACAGCAATTAACACTACAGTAGCAAGTCCACATAGACAAAATACGGAGGAAGATATTAACTAGAGGATACTGGCTAAGCACTGGCGTCAGACTGCTGGGTCTGAGGCTCTGGCTCTGACATCCATTAATTGTTGctccttaggcaagttacttacaaCATCTCTGTTCCTCAATGTCctaatctttaaaatggggattaaAAATACTATCTACCTCCTAggcttgttgtgaagattaaataaagtaCTCCATGTAAGCTACTTAAAACAGTTTCTAACACGTAGTCAGGGCTCCATAAATATGTTATTAACAACTGTTCAGCGTATGGTAATGACATGTTAGTACATGACATGATAAATACGGTAAATCTCCTGCCTTCCCTGATAATATGCCAAAGATTTTTTAAGACTCAAACTCTCAATAACACAAGAATAAAGATGAGGAATAAACAATATT encodes:
- the AP1AR gene encoding AP-1 complex-associated regulatory protein isoform X1, whose translation is MGNCCWTQCFGLLRKEAGRLQRVGGGGGSKYFRTCSRGEHLTIEFENLVESDEGESPGSSHRHLTEEEIVDLRERHYDSIAEKQKDLDMKIQKELALQEEKLRLEEEALYAAQREAARAAKQRKLLEQERQRVVQRYHLSNNGEYQSSGPEDDFESCLRNIKSQYEVFRSSRLSSDATVLTPNTESSCDLMTKTKSTSGNDDSTSLDLEWEDEEGMNRMLPMRERSKTEEDILRAALKYSSKKTGSNPTSASDDSNGLEWENDFVSAEMDDNGNSEYSGFVNPVLELSDSGIKQSDADQQNR
- the AP1AR gene encoding AP-1 complex-associated regulatory protein isoform X2; the protein is MGNCCWTQCFGLLRKEAGRLQRVGGGGGSKYFRTCSRGEHLTIEFENLVESDEGESPGSSHRHLTEEEIVDLRERHYDSIAEKQKDLDMKIQKEQERQRVVQRYHLSNNGEYQSSGPEDDFESCLRNIKSQYEVFRSSRLSSDATVLTPNTESSCDLMTKTKSTSGNDDSTSLDLEWEDEEGMNRMLPMRERSKTEEDILRAALKYSSKKTGSNPTSASDDSNGLEWENDFVSAEMDDNGNSEYSGFVNPVLELSDSGIKQSDADQQNR